A stretch of the Musa acuminata AAA Group cultivar baxijiao chromosome BXJ2-7, Cavendish_Baxijiao_AAA, whole genome shotgun sequence genome encodes the following:
- the LOC135617445 gene encoding diacylglycerol O-acyltransferase 3-like yields the protein MEISGGVLQRSPAVSGFRALRDSGSMPPSGPSAAGFGRRATVSVRTAGVAGGGGRGVFSDVGHLKYYASPVRCGGGRSEKEEKKRAKLVKGLSRGLADLWTVGIGADSGDGDGIAGDVKGKMIAEAAQLLLVELTRLRAQEKDSKRKRKEAKAAAKAARKKDESSLSSSSSESSDGECHEVVRMSNLRAQAVREPDSANLPIAVAAPESETGAVEHHIEPKPAQECSSTSNGSGLSLGCSVEKPTKNKIEVCMGGKCRRSGGPELMQELSQKIGVEGAVVGCKCMGKCRDGPNVRVLNQSNGNASVPKNPLCLGVSIDDVGAIVANFLVEKDSSCLMAVYN from the exons ATGGAGATCTCCGGCGGTGTTCTCCAGCGAAGTCCGGCCGTGTCCGGCTTTCGGGCCCTTCGAGATTCCGGCAGCATGCCCCCCTCCGGCCCATCGGCGGCGGGGTTCGGGAGAAGGGCGACGGTTTCAGTTCGAACGGCCGGGGTCGCCGGCGGCGGAGGGAGAGGAGTGTTCTCCGACGTGGGACACCTCAAGTACTACGCGTCTCCGGTAAGGTGCGGTGGGGGGAGGAgcgagaaggaggagaagaaaagggcGAAGTTGGTGAAGGGGCTGTCGAGGGGTCTGGCCGATCTGTGGACGGTGGGAATCGGCGCCGACTCCGGCGACGGCGACGGGATCGCCGGAGATGTCAAGGGGAAGATGATCGCG GAGGCAGCACAACTTTTGCTGGTAGAATTGACACGGTTGAGAGCCCAAGAGAAGGATTCCAAGAGAAAGCGAAAGGAAGCCAAGGCCGCGGCGAAGGCCGCTAGGAAGAAGGATGAATCCTCCTTGAGCTCTTCTTCCTCCGAATCGAGCGACGGCGAATGCCACGAGGTTGTCCGGATGAGCAACCTCAGAGCTCAAGCTGTCCGAGAACCCGATTCAGCGAACCTACCCATTGCTGTTGCAGCCCCGGAGTCTGAGACGGGAGCGGTAGAGCATCACATTGAACCGAAGCCTGCACAGGAATGCAGCAGCACCAGCAACGGCTCCGGTTTATCCTTGGGTTGCTCCGTTGAGAAGCCCACGAAGAACAAGATCGAAGTGTGCATGGGAGGCAAGTGCAGGAGATCCGGTGGACCGGAGCTGATGCAGGAATTGAGTCAGAAGATTGGCGTGGAAGGAGCTGTCGTTGGGTGCAAGTGCATGGGCAAGTGCAGGGACGGGCCTAATGTCCGAGTCCTGAATCAGAGCAACGGCAATGCCAGCGTTCCCAAGAATCCATTGTGTCTCGGCGTCAGCATTGATGATGTGGGCGCCATCGTGGCCAATTTCCTTGTGGAGAAGGATAGCAGCTGCCTCATGGCAGTCTACAATTGA